The following are from one region of the Gloeomargarita lithophora Alchichica-D10 genome:
- the acs gene encoding acetate--CoA ligase: MSDILIESVLQEQRQFPPPPAFSAQARIASLEQYQQLCQEFQADPQGFWAGLAQRELHWFRPWEQVMDWQPPQVRWFVGGQTNLAYNCLDRHLTTSRRTKPAIIWQGEPGDVRTITYEQLHHDVCQMANALKALGVQRGDRVGIYLPLIPEAAMAMLACARIGAAHTVVFGGFSAEALKERLRAAQVKVVVTADGGWRKGAVVPLKPQVDQALADGQVPSVQRVLVVQRVGGCAMTPERDGWWHELQPQMSPDCPAEALDSEELLFILYTSGTTGKPKGIVHTTAGYNLYTHITTQWVFDLQEDDVYWCTADVGWITGHSYVVYGPLSNGATTVMYEGAPHGGNPGCFWDVIQTHKVSIFYTAPTAIRALIKMGVEHPQARDLSSLRLLGTVGEPINPSAWMWYHRVIGGERCPIVDTWWQTETGGMMIAPLPGATPTKPGAATLPLPGIQAQVVDRQGEPVPVNQGGYLVVTHPWPGMMRTVYQDEERYRRTYWEPIPPRDGQHFYFAGDGARRDEDGYFWVMGRVDDVINVAGHRLGTMEIESALVSHPAVAEAAVVGRPDELKGETVVAFVTLERHYQPGDALKQALLAHVVQEIGAIARPSEMTFTDALPKTRSGKIMRRLLRALAAGESPTGDISTLEDRGVLESLRPQPQ, encoded by the coding sequence ATGAGTGACATTCTGATTGAATCGGTACTCCAGGAACAACGGCAGTTCCCACCCCCCCCAGCTTTTAGTGCCCAAGCCCGCATTGCATCTTTAGAACAGTATCAGCAGTTGTGCCAGGAATTTCAGGCTGATCCCCAGGGGTTTTGGGCTGGTTTGGCGCAGCGGGAATTGCATTGGTTTCGCCCTTGGGAACAGGTGATGGACTGGCAACCGCCCCAGGTGCGCTGGTTTGTGGGGGGGCAGACCAACCTGGCCTACAACTGTTTAGACCGGCATTTGACCACCTCCCGGCGCACCAAACCGGCCATCATTTGGCAGGGGGAACCGGGGGATGTGCGGACAATTACCTATGAACAATTGCATCACGATGTCTGTCAGATGGCCAACGCCCTGAAAGCCTTGGGGGTGCAACGGGGTGACCGGGTGGGGATTTACCTACCCCTGATCCCGGAAGCGGCGATGGCGATGTTGGCCTGTGCCCGGATTGGGGCGGCGCATACGGTGGTCTTTGGCGGGTTTAGTGCCGAAGCCTTGAAGGAACGGTTGCGGGCGGCGCAAGTTAAGGTGGTGGTCACGGCGGATGGGGGATGGCGCAAAGGGGCGGTGGTGCCCCTGAAACCCCAGGTGGATCAGGCGTTGGCCGATGGGCAGGTGCCTTCGGTACAGCGGGTGCTGGTGGTGCAACGGGTGGGGGGCTGTGCCATGACCCCGGAGCGGGATGGGTGGTGGCATGAACTGCAACCCCAAATGTCCCCGGATTGTCCCGCCGAGGCGTTGGATAGTGAAGAATTACTGTTTATCCTGTACACCTCTGGTACCACCGGGAAGCCCAAGGGAATTGTTCACACAACTGCAGGATATAATTTATACACACATATCACAACCCAATGGGTATTTGACCTGCAGGAAGACGATGTATATTGGTGTACGGCGGATGTGGGTTGGATTACGGGGCATAGTTATGTGGTTTACGGCCCTTTGTCCAATGGGGCGACGACGGTAATGTACGAGGGGGCACCCCACGGGGGCAATCCGGGTTGTTTTTGGGATGTGATTCAAACTCATAAAGTGTCTATTTTTTACACGGCACCGACGGCGATTCGGGCGTTGATCAAAATGGGGGTAGAGCATCCCCAGGCGCGGGATTTATCCTCTTTGCGATTGTTGGGTACGGTGGGGGAACCGATTAACCCGTCGGCCTGGATGTGGTATCACCGGGTAATTGGCGGCGAACGTTGTCCGATTGTGGATACCTGGTGGCAGACGGAAACCGGGGGGATGATGATTGCGCCGTTGCCGGGAGCCACGCCCACCAAACCGGGGGCGGCCACCTTGCCGTTGCCGGGGATTCAGGCGCAGGTGGTGGATCGGCAAGGGGAACCGGTGCCGGTGAATCAAGGGGGTTATTTAGTCGTTACCCACCCGTGGCCGGGGATGATGCGGACGGTGTATCAGGATGAAGAACGCTACCGGCGTACCTATTGGGAGCCGATTCCCCCCCGGGATGGACAGCATTTTTATTTTGCTGGGGATGGGGCGCGCCGGGATGAGGACGGTTATTTTTGGGTGATGGGGCGGGTGGATGATGTGATTAATGTGGCGGGGCATCGGTTGGGGACGATGGAAATTGAATCGGCTTTGGTGTCCCATCCGGCGGTGGCGGAAGCGGCGGTGGTGGGGCGACCGGATGAATTAAAAGGGGAAACGGTGGTGGCCTTTGTCACCTTAGAACGCCATTACCAACCTGGGGATGCCCTGAAACAGGCATTGCTCGCCCATGTGGTGCAGGAGATTGGAGCCATTGCCCGCCCCAGCGAAATGACATTCACCGATGCCCTGCCCAAAACCCGCTCTGGCAAAATTATGCGCCGTTTACTGCGCGCCCTCGCCGCCGGAGAATCCCCCACGGGGGACATTTCCACCCTGGAAGACCGGGGGGTGTTGGAATCCCTGCGGCCTCAGCCCCAATAA
- the mraY gene encoding phospho-N-acetylmuramoyl-pentapeptide-transferase — protein sequence MTPPVPKAGAWLVVGLAVGLLMVLGGIAPNAPVLLLTLGLATGGTAGLGAVVLPWLRRLKMGQIIRREGPQAHLKKAGTPTMGGIFFLPVVPLVTVLILLLQKQTLSGNAWAVIALTLACGAIGGLDDWLILQAQSNQGLAPRAKLALQILAAVGFTLWLWWQGNLPPTIAFPWGMTLNLGLGFWVLVGFVPVAQSNAVNLTDGLDGLAAGTCAVALAGLGVACALTHPEVSVLAVAMAGACLGFLVHNHHPARVFMGDTGSLALGGALAGIGIVTQQLWLLWVLSLLFVWETLSVMAQVFYFKATKGPDGVGKRLFKMTPYHHHLELSGWSETQIVACFWGIEALLWGGWWWGRYWG from the coding sequence ATGACCCCTCCCGTTCCCAAAGCCGGTGCTTGGTTGGTGGTGGGTCTGGCCGTGGGGTTACTTATGGTGCTGGGAGGGATTGCCCCCAATGCACCCGTGCTATTGCTAACTCTGGGGTTGGCAACGGGGGGGACGGCGGGGTTGGGAGCGGTGGTTTTGCCCTGGTTACGCCGGTTGAAAATGGGGCAAATTATCCGGCGGGAAGGCCCCCAAGCCCATCTCAAAAAAGCGGGTACGCCGACGATGGGGGGTATTTTTTTCTTGCCGGTGGTGCCCCTGGTTACTGTCTTAATTTTATTATTACAAAAGCAAACACTATCTGGGAATGCTTGGGCGGTGATCGCCCTTACCCTAGCTTGCGGGGCAATTGGCGGCTTGGATGATTGGTTAATTTTACAGGCACAATCCAACCAGGGCTTGGCTCCCAGGGCGAAACTGGCATTACAAATCCTGGCGGCGGTGGGGTTTACCCTCTGGCTCTGGTGGCAGGGTAATCTGCCGCCCACAATTGCCTTCCCCTGGGGGATGACCCTGAATTTGGGGTTGGGGTTTTGGGTGTTGGTGGGGTTTGTGCCTGTGGCGCAGAGCAATGCGGTGAATTTGACCGATGGCCTCGATGGGCTGGCCGCCGGTACCTGTGCGGTGGCTCTCGCCGGGTTGGGGGTGGCCTGTGCCCTGACCCACCCGGAGGTGAGTGTGTTGGCGGTGGCGATGGCGGGGGCGTGTTTGGGTTTTTTGGTGCATAACCATCATCCGGCACGGGTGTTTATGGGGGATACGGGTTCGCTGGCCTTGGGGGGGGCGTTGGCCGGGATTGGCATTGTCACCCAACAGTTGTGGTTGTTGTGGGTCTTGAGTTTATTATTTGTTTGGGAAACCCTGAGCGTGATGGCGCAGGTGTTTTATTTCAAAGCCACCAAAGGCCCGGACGGGGTGGGCAAACGCCTGTTCAAAATGACCCCCTACCATCACCACCTGGAACTGAGCGGTTGGTCGGAAACCCAGATTGTGGCCTGTTTTTGGGGCATAGAAGCCCTGTTGTGGGGGGGCTGGTGGTGGGGACGTTATTGGGGCTGA
- a CDS encoding DUF6439 family protein produces the protein MVGSDLDTQQLAQALCDRLRITPEQWHRLKSNRHARAAEQLAAALSYLLHDQPEQALAHTQQAQGWLDRSLKAPPCPEHG, from the coding sequence ATGGTTGGCTCTGACCTTGACACCCAGCAATTGGCGCAAGCCTTGTGTGACCGCCTGCGGATCACGCCGGAGCAATGGCATCGCTTGAAAAGTAACCGGCACGCCCGCGCCGCCGAACAGTTGGCCGCTGCTTTGAGTTATCTACTCCATGACCAACCGGAACAGGCTTTAGCCCATACCCAACAGGCGCAGGGGTGGTTGGATCGTTCCCTAAAGGCTCCCCCCTGCCCGGAACATGGCTAG
- a CDS encoding DUF3134 family protein — translation MTPPESSALNPLADAPIFIPTLRETSINEPAGLIPTPANASIVNWLEATGRMDVNPVQDYRSLYDEDGEAIDDFTADEGDLYEEDDLGDDEGDDY, via the coding sequence ATGACCCCCCCCGAATCGTCTGCCTTGAACCCGTTGGCCGATGCGCCCATTTTTATCCCCACCCTGCGGGAAACCTCAATCAATGAACCGGCGGGTTTGATTCCCACCCCAGCCAATGCCTCGATTGTGAATTGGCTGGAGGCTACGGGTCGCATGGATGTGAACCCGGTGCAGGATTATCGGTCGCTCTACGATGAGGACGGGGAGGCGATTGATGACTTCACCGCCGATGAAGGGGATTTGTACGAGGAGGATGACCTCGGCGATGATGAGGGAGATGATTATTAG
- a CDS encoding peroxiredoxin yields MTEAVTLKPIPRIGDPAPDFNVVTTHGQKKLSDYQGNWVILFSHPADFTPVCTTEMVGFARLNDEFEKRGAKLLGLSIDSIHAHIAWVENIRQNFNIELPFPIIADLDMQVASLYGMVHPGASSTATVRAVFVIDPEGLIQALIYYPLTNGRNLDEIVRLLDSLQTSRANKVATPANWQKGERVIEPPPKTVAELQKRRETDYPEKIDFYLVKKDL; encoded by the coding sequence ATGACCGAAGCAGTGACCCTCAAACCCATCCCCCGCATTGGCGACCCAGCCCCGGATTTTAACGTGGTGACCACCCATGGGCAAAAGAAACTCTCGGATTACCAGGGGAATTGGGTGATTTTGTTTTCCCATCCGGCGGACTTTACCCCGGTGTGTACCACGGAAATGGTGGGTTTCGCCCGTTTGAACGATGAATTTGAAAAGCGGGGGGCGAAACTGCTGGGTTTGAGCATTGACAGTATCCACGCCCACATCGCCTGGGTGGAAAATATTCGCCAGAATTTCAACATTGAATTGCCATTCCCCATCATTGCCGATTTGGATATGCAGGTGGCGAGTCTGTACGGCATGGTGCATCCGGGAGCCAGTTCCACAGCAACGGTGCGGGCGGTGTTTGTGATTGACCCGGAAGGGCTGATCCAGGCGTTGATTTATTACCCCCTGACCAATGGCCGGAATTTGGATGAAATTGTGCGTCTGTTGGATTCTTTGCAAACCAGTCGGGCCAACAAAGTCGCCACCCCCGCCAACTGGCAAAAAGGGGAACGGGTGATTGAGCCGCCCCCGAAAACCGTGGCCGAATTGCAAAAGCGGCGGGAAACGGATTACCCGGAAAAGATTGACTTTTACCTGGTGAAAAAAGACCTGTAG